The genomic region TGAGTGATACAACAAGGATGCATTCTCTCTGGTGTCCAGGCTTGTGACACACTGGAGTCCTCTCTGTCCCTTCCTCCATTAAAGTCATGTGTCCTACTAACTCAACTCCCCCCAACCTGTTTGTCTTCCTCCTCCATTCTACTGCTATAGTCCTGGCTCAGACCTGCTtctgttcttttaatgcaattttattgagacatatttacacaccatataatctatccaaagtatacaaccagtggctcacagtatcatcatatagttgtgcattcatcgccacaatcaattttagaacattttcattactacaaaataaagaaaaaaataaaaataaaaaaagaacacccaaaacatcccataccccttatcctctcagtattatttatttatatatttgcctttattttattactcatctgcccatacactggataaagggagtgtcagtcaaaaggttttcacaatcacacagtcacatgataaaagctatatagttatactgtcatcaccaagaatcaagtctactagattacagttcaacagattcaggcattttcttctagttattctaatacaccagaaattaaaaaggaatatctaaataatgcataagaataacctccaaaatgagctcttgactctatttgaaatctcttagccactgaaactttattttgtgtcatttcttttcccccttttggtcaagaaggcatttcaaACCCACagtgccaaggccaggctcatcccttggagtcatgtcccatgttgggggtaGGGAGGAAGGGTAGtcagtttacttgcagagttggctgagagagagagagagactggtcacatctgagcaactaaagcagttctctggggttgactcaggaataattataagtaggtttagcttctctttgcaggaataagtttcataagggcaagccccaaaatccaGGGCTTGGGTTATTAAACttggagtccctaatgcttgagagaataccaggaattccccaggtgaggaagtttaatattttcacattttcctcaagtccctcaaggggactttctTGTTCCTGCAACCAGGACAGTTGCAGCTATCAGTATAGAACGTGTGCCAGAGTGAACATCCTAAAACTGGAACTGAATTTAAACACCTCTGTTGGCATCTCAATACTAAAAGAATCCAACTCCTAAGCCCACCCTTCTACGTTTTCCAGCCGGTCGCCAGTTTCTCACTCATTTCTCATATACCTTAGGCTCTGGTTCATTACTTGGACCTCCTGGCTCACGTTCTACCTCCTTTCTCTGCTTGTGGAAATCTTGCtcattctttaaggttttctcCAATCCCGCTTCCGCTtctcaccccccccacacacacacacacacacagcaaggaCCTTTAGTTTTGGATCCAAATTGGCTTGGATTCTAATTCTGGCTCTCCTTTGGGGGCATCTAATTTCTCTGAGAGTCAGATTTTTCATCTGTtaagtaaatacaaaaatatctacCTCACAagactgttgtgaagattaagaaTAACTGGCATACAGTGGGTGCTCAAAAGGTAATTCTGATTATTTCCGTGGTAACTATTACTGTGCCGGCCCTTGACCTCCACCGCCCATATTGCAACTCTTGGCTCTACAGTGGTTGCCTTTGCCCTGTGTTACAGCGGGTGGTGGACAAGGCCGTCTTACCCCTTAGACCCGAAGCTCGCTGTGGGCAGGGCTCGTGATTCACCCTTGGGTCTCCCAGCGCCTGGCACACAGCCTGGCACTGTGGGCGCTGAATGCTGAGTAGATGGAGAAACGGGCAGAGATGAACGCATTAAAAGATACAAAGACAGACGGAAAAAGGACAGAAGCAGGCATAGAGTTGCTGGGAAAATGGGTTCTTCTAGGAGTCTTCGCCCAGAGGCACAGAGGTCGGCGCCCCGcccgggaggggaggggaggggctagGGGCGGGGCTTGGACGCGGACCCCGCCCCTGGTCCGTCAGCCATCGTGCTCCGCTGGCGCAGCCGGCGCGTAGCGTGGTCCCGGCAGTGCCACCAGGCTCTTCAGCGGCCCCGCGGGCGGGGTTGCGAGCGTCGATATGCGCCCCCTGCTCGGCCTCCTCCTGGTCTTCGCCGGCTGCACCTTCGCCCTGTACTTGCTGTCGACGCGACTGCCTCGCGGGCCGAGACTGGGTTCCGCCGAGGAGACTGACGGCAGGTCCGGGGCAGAGCGGTGACAATCTGGGTTCGGTTGAGAGGAAAGGAGTCACGTCCGAGAATGGGGTCTGGGAATCGAGATTCGGGTTCCCGGATTGGAGGCGTCGGGGGTCGGAATTTGATGGAGTTCCGTTCCGGGACCGAGGATTGGGGTGTGGTATCCCGGCCCGTGTCTACGCCTCCTCGGGCAGGCCGGGTGGATGGGAGCCTAGCCCGGCCCCGAGTGGGACCTGCCGAGTCCTGGCCGCGCGGGGTGTGCTGTCGTGGCGCGCGGCGGGTGCCTTTGGGGTGGTGATTTGCGGAGGAAAACGGGGCGCATCACCCGGGACGTTGCCTGCCGGAGCACCTCAGCCCTCGAGTCGAGCTCCCCTCCTTTTCCCAGTTCCAGCCCTGACTCCCATTTCAGGCCGACCCTCGCCCCTGAGTAGATCCCCAGCCATTCTTCACGGCCGCTCTCAGCCTCCCTCGGACCCccttcctcaccccaccccacttctGTCAGGCCCGCCCTTGGCACTTTAAGACTTTCGGTTCTCAGGAGAAATATTTAAACCGTTCACCAGTTATTTGTCGGGTCTGCGCATCCTCCCGACTATCCCGACCTATCCCTTCTCTTGAACGACCGGGCGTGGCTGGAGGCGTAACAATACCTACCGGGCCGGTTTGTGGTGAGTGCTGCGCACCGTGTATGTTAAGTGCTGCCGACCATATGTATTAAGTGCCTGCaagtgtgcctggcacacagcattGCGCCATCAAGGGATGTTACAGATATTTCAATATTAGGACAACTGTTTTGTTATTATATTCTTTTGCTCTAGCCAAGAGGGGTCTTTGGGTGTCAGACATACTAGGAGAAGCATTCTGATGAGAACCAGGAGGGTTCGCTCATAATTGCTCTTTGATGAATTTAAGGGCAGTTTAGATTGCAGAGGCAATGCGGCCTTTATAAACTGGCCTTTATAAACTTTGTGAACAGGATTCGGGGTGCAGTGAAGACCAGATTAAGAGCAGGATGAGAAACTAAGCTCTTTGAATGGGTTAGTTTCCAGCCTGACATATTCTCAAGAATATTTATGATGTGGGACAGATATGCTTTCCCAAAGAATCTTTAATTGGCCTAATAGCGAGTGATAAAACAGTCATTTTACCTGGTAACTCAGGAGCAGTATTAAGTCCGAATTGCTCTTGGCCTAAAGCTTGGGGTAGGGGACCCGCCCTTACAGGACGGTAAGTAGGATGTTTAGTACTCGCCTGGAAATTAATATATTTGCTTCTTAAGGATAGTTCATAAAATCTGAGAGCTAAAACTCAGATACTGTCACTTAATGATAGTAGCAGAGTTGGGATGCTGAGTCAGGTCTCTTTCTTCCAGACCTGGGCTCTTTTGTCTGCCCCTACTGTATTGTATCAGGTCAGCCATCACGTTAGGTTCAGCTTATGTATATATTTCCAGCAGACCAGATAATGGGCATATTTATAAACCTTATGTGGAAAGAAGACACAGCGAGTGACTTTCTTAGGTACTAAGCTGATCTGGATTCATGTTTCCATCTGCTTTTCCAAACCCTCAGGTTGGTGTGGTTCCCTTCAGACTTGGCGGAGCTGCGGGAGCTCTCCGAGGTCCTTCGAGAGTACAGGAAGGAGCACCAGGCTTATGTGTTCCTGCTTTTCTGCAGTGCCTACCTCTACAAACAGGCCTTTGCTATCCCCGGCTCCAGCTTCCTGGTCAGTGCCCTGCCATGCTTCTGTGCTTGCCAGGAAACTATCTTTGTAGGCTGCAAATCATATAGACCAGAGGACAGACCACTATAGTGACCATTTGTTGACAACTTCCCCGTATCAGGCACTGTCCTGGTTGCTTTACCTGAATGATGTTatctaatcctcaaaacaatcttATAATAAggccattattatccccattttacagataaggaaacagttggggagaggttaagtaactgtcCAGGGTAACATGGTGAGTAGGGCACAAGGCGGGGGTTTGAACCCATGGCTTCATGGCTCCAGAGTCTGCATTTCCTTTCAGTTCGTTGTGTTTGTTTCTAAGACATTGATAGCTTTGGAAAGCTGACTTtgatacacacacagacacagacacacacacacacacacacaacagggCTGGGTGAACTCTTCTTCCTAAGAGCTTCTAAAATATTCTACATTTTGGTGCTATTATATATAATTAGTTTTCTCCACCAGTCCatgagttccttgagggcaggctCTGTTCCTTATTCTCAGCCTTTGTATTCCTTTGCCTGGTACACAGAAGTACCTCAATAAATGTTCCATTAACAAATGAATATTGTTCATCGTGATATTAGGCTGAAGAGGATTAGGAAGACTCCCAGGTGCAGAGGGGAGGCATTCTCATTTCCTAGCAGCCCCCACTGGTTCTCAGGAGCTGCAGCGTTAGACCCGGGCTTGTGCTCTGGCTGTCACCTATTTCTCTTCAGCCATCATCTCAGGTTATGCAGGAGAATCTATGCTTTCCTCCCTGAACATTTTAAGCTGTTTCATATGTGTGTTTATGTAAGATTGGGGTTTGGagtggatttgaatcccagctatGTGACCATGGTTAAGGacacttaacttctctgacctagtttcctcatctgtaaaatgtagaaaTTCCTCTGTAACCCCTTAGGATTGTTcatgggaggattaaatgaaataatgggtGTAGAGGGCCTGGCCTCAGCCcttgttgaatgattgaatgacATACTCAGAAACCCTGAAAGCTTCCCTCTGTCTTGCTTCCCTGTCCTGCCCCAGTATCTTTTCTCTACTCCAGGCTCGGGCTGGATCCACTTAAGCAGtttttattggaaactggaaaaaaaaaaaaaaaatgtccatgcCAAGAGAGACAGGGGAGGTGTGTGGTGCTTGCAATAAAGGACTGACTTCTGCATGCTTTCTTCCCTCTTGGGCTGATCCTTCTCCAGGGCAAAGAGCCAGCTGCTTCTCGGTGGGGGTTAGACACAGAATAAGGAGTGAATCCTGGCTCTTCCTTGCACAAGTGATCTCGGGCAAGATACTTAAtctctcacctgtaaaatggggtaatgaGAGTATCTATGATACAGGGGTGTAGAGAGAGTTAAAGGAGACATGTAGTCAAGCACAtaacacatagtagatgctcagcaGAACTCACCCCATTTCCAAGACCTCCTTTTCACTTTCTCTCTTGGATCCCATGTTTGGCAGGATGATGTCTGTGAGACAAACTGCATTGACAAAGTATTAGTTCATTTTCCTATTTTTGGAAATCTAAGGCTTTTTTTTAACTGTCAGTAGAGCTCTGGTCAATGTGGAACCCGGGAGTTAGCATACCATATAGATGTTATtccaacaacaataacaaaagacATTTATATAGCTTTTGTAGTCTTACCAAGGGAGAAGTCATGATTTGTGTTCATCAtttgaaatagtaaaaataacTTGTGAGTTTCATTTCTACCTCTTGGAGCCCCAGTGATTGCAGGACCTCCTATAGCCAATACAGCTGGctgtgctttacatgtattctACTTAATTCTCTCCTGCCCTATGTAAGGTGTAGGAATCTGAGGTCAAGGTTATAGCTCCCAGCCATTCCATCACTTTTCATCTACCTCTTTAAAATGTGAGTTAGTTCTTGGCCAGAAAAACCACTGAAGAAGGAGAGAACTTACAACTCTCAGGCTCTGGGGCATGGTAGCTGGTGGCTGCCACATGTTCCATGGCTGAGGGTTTGTTTTCTTCGCAGAATGTTTTAGCTGGTGCCTTGTTTGGTCCATGGCTGGGGCTCCTGCTGTGCTGTCTGTTGACTTCTGTGGGTGCCACATGTTGCTACCTGCTCTCCAGTATTTTTGGCAAACAATTGGTGGTCTCCTACTTTCCTGCTAAAGTGACCCTCCTGCAGAGGAAGGTAAGGGGAGGAGCACATTGGCCTCCTAGACCCCCAGATTGTCACCTCATGTCCCTGAGCAGGGATTTCCCATGGGGCTTCACCCTGCCTTGGGAGGTGTTTTACAGACCAAGAAGCTTGGGTTCTAGGGGTTCTTTTGATGCCTCCAGGAGGCACAGATACAGGATCAAGCCTCAGTTCCACCATAACCAGCTCTGTGACTTTAGGCAACTTCCTGGCTTCTCTGAGGCTCAGgtatgtccatttttaaaatggaaaaaacagcCTCTACTTGGGAGGAATTGGGGACTGAATATGTGAAGTGTTTAGAACAGTGCTTAGAACCAGCAAGTTTTCAATACATGGTGACTCTTTCTGCTTCTTACCGGCCGTGTCCTCTTTGGCTACAGGTGGAGGAGAACCGGAACAGCTTGTTTTTCTTCTTACTGTTTTTGAGACTTTTCCCCATGACACCAAACTGGTTCTTAAACCTCTCAGCCCCAATTCTGAACATTCCTATTGTGCAGTTCTTCTTCTCCGTTCTTATCGGTAAGACACTGGTGGGGGATGAGTTTGAGTCTTCAGAGCTGTCATGTTGTTAGACAACTACATGGGTGTGTGCCTGCCTTGGAGAGAACAGGCTACGAAGAGCATCTTCGAGCCTTAAGACTTAAAGTAATTATGCCTGATTGCAAATTGAAGCAGGCCTGAACACGAACACCtataaaaatgattttggaagaaactagcattttttaattgtactcAGTAGGCAatgagtacctactgtgtgccaagcactgctgGGTACTGGGATTAGAAGAGAGAATCCATGTAAAGCACATGGCTTGGCATGCAGTAAGTGCTCAGCAAACACTACCGGGAAGAGCAGGGGTGGAGTGAGGGTGTGTGGGCAGCTTTTTGGGTGGAGGGCCAAAGAAAGGAGCAGAGCAAGGGGACTTCCTGTCTGGTTTTGGCCGCTTTTCTGACTAAAGTCTGCTTTAGAAAGAACTGGGAACTGGCCAGGTTCATTCTTGTCGCTTGACAATTGTATGACCTTCAGCAAGCCACTTACTTTCATGGGCCCCTTGGCCAGATAGGGGCTGGAACTAGAGCAGAGTTTATCAAAGTATGGGCCTGGAACACCTTTATCAGAATGGGAAGGTCAGGAGGCTTGTTAAGAATGTGGATTCTGGGGTCTGCCCCATATCTGCTGAATCTTGGGAATGAGACCTGGGAATAtgctttttctttaacttttaattttgaaataatttctaacttataggacagttgcaaaaatgatacaaatcccatacagaagaactccaacataccatccccccaccccccagatacccacatctaccaattttaacattttggcaTCTTTGTGGTTTCTTTcctactttctttctttccttctttcttccctctctttctccctctctcccccttccttccGTCCTttcatcatctatctatctttctatctacctacctatctatctatcttctgaacatttgagagcaggctgtacacatcatactccttgaacacaatacttccatgtacatttcctgcaaacaaggatattcacttatgtgattaccttaagtgcagttatcaaggtcaagaaatttaacattgatataaagcttacattctatagtccagttttttcttgtgtcccaataatgtccttttgagctttttctcccccattcttagatcccatccaatgTTGTTTATTGCAAATTATCATTACttttagtttctctctttttttaaattgtggaaacatggaaTATGCTTTTAAATCTGGTATCTAGACAGTGGTTCTAAAACTTTGGCACCTATTAAGAATCTcctggagagcttttaaaaatctctacACACACCAAGGACTCAGAAATTagtatgttttaaaacatttcccaGATAGTTCCAGTGTCCAGTCAGGTTTAAGTAGCAAGTCCTAAAGAGGGATTCTGCTATATCCTGAGGTTTTCAGACCACTGAATTAGATGATATCTAAAGTTTCTCCCATTGCTAACTttgtgaaaacaaaatgaaacaaaacaaaaaaaacaactagttaCCATCACTTTCTCCATGCTGGCAGTAGACCACCCTCTTTGAAGGATTGCCTTCTCTTAAACCTTCCCTAGAGCAAGGAGGGAAAGACAATTGAAGGCTTCTAGGTCAGACAACAAATCTGTGGTTGAGCAGCTGCTATTAATAGGGAATGCCTGAGAGAACTGAGATCTTAAATTGAAGCAGGATTTACCACAGATAATTCTGATCATATCTGCTTTCAGACAAAGTGCCTCAGCACCTCAATTAATGGGGGTCATCAGCTTGTAATGACCTAGGTGGCACTGGGCTTCGAAAGCCTCTGGAGACTCGGGTTCCTTCCATTTTACAAGTTGCGTGACCTTGAGTCTTCTGTGATCTTGAGGCTGCGTCTACTATAGAAGAAGAATAGATTCTTAAGGGGTTCCAAACCAATCAGAATCTCCTGTTGGGGGAGCATTAGATGGGAACTTTAAAAATACAGGATCCTGGGCTCCACCTTAGGCCAAGTTAACCAGACCCTTAGAGGTGGAGCCCAAGAATCTGTTTTAACATGTTTACCAGGGGATTATTATGCAACCAGCTTGTCCAACCACCAGTCAGACTTTTGGGATCCAGTAGATTTGGTGACCTCTTAGAGAAGGGAAGGGGCAGTGAAGGTCATGAAAAGCAGTACGTCTTCTAAGAAACTGATTTTAATCTTATGCACACTGAAAATCTCATGATGATGGTGTTTTCCTCTTTACTTTTGCTGCTGAAATGCTCAGAGCCAAATCTGGGGCCCATTTCTAGCAAATGGGTGAACCTTATGCATTTTTGTGCTAACTTTCCTCTCTgacttattttattcttctgtactcattttgctttttttttcctgtcttaaaatttttatcttattgTAGGGTATACATTTTTGTATACATTTGTGTAAACCCTCTAAGTCCTTTTTTTGAACAAGTCAGGTTATCTGGGAAGtgaggaaaggaggggaaaaggtgggaaaggaggaggaaagaaaggaaagagggaatatGTTTAGGGGTAAAGAGTTGGGCAAAAAATTGGAGTCACTATTTTTAATTCCTGGTGACATTTCTGAaaggttatttttcttaatttttgtttcccttttcttcccccagGTTTGATCCCATACAATTTCATCTGTGTACAGACAGGCTCCATCCTATCAACCCTCACCTCTCTGGATGCTCTCTTCTCCTGGGAAACTGTCCTTAAGTTACTGGCCATTGCCCTAGTGGCCTTAGTTCCTGGGACCCTCATTAAAAAATTTAGCCAGAAACACCTGCATTTGAATGAAACAAGCAACTCTAATCATCTAAATAGTAAAAAAGGCACGTGATTTAGATTTTCTGATTGCCACATCCCTGGACTCCATTGCTTCTTTAAGCAATGGTTGTGGTTCTCTAAAGCCCTACACTGTTTTCTAGTTACCCTAAACAGATGATCGTACACTGTCTGTGGGCAGTGTCTTGTCGTAGAGGACACTGTGTTCTAGATGGTGAATTATATCAGGTTTGTTCTCAAACCAGCCCTGGTTTAGTAGGACACTCTGAGAAATGGAGGGCTTCCTAGAATATCCTGTTTAAATTTTCCTGAGTAACAGGGGGAATTCAGGATAGGCTATTATTATACTTGTCTCTTGCCAACTCCTGAGCTGCCATGGGAGAGGATGCTGATTGTCCTTCTCCAGAGTGCCTCTTTTTGCAAAATGACAGGCTGTTGTGACAGGTGTTCTCCTATTACCTCCCTAGTGGATGTTATTAATGTAAATGATGACATGTGAATCCATGGCACTAACATCAGTCTTCATTGTCTGTTAGTCTCTTGAAGAGTgtttcctttgttattttttgCTAATCACCTACCTCTTCTATAAGCCAAGGGAAACAAGCTGACGAACTGCGTGGGACTTCCACACAGAGCTGAAATGCACAGCAATTTCTGTGATGCTGTTTGTGTTCAGACACACTGATGTTACCATGTTTATCAAACCTCCTTATAGTTGCATGTCCTGACAATTCAGCTGATTGCAAACAGACTATTAAATATGAATAGAGCAAACTCTGTATGTTTTGGATATGTTCTGGATAAATTCTTACCCATGGATGGGGACAGGGCTCTTGACTCACCTGAATCAAATAAAcatcattacatttttaaatctgtCCTGTCTGTATGGGAAATCCCTTCTACCTGTTCCTGCTAGGAGGAAAGACTCAGCACACTAGGATATCCGAGTCAGTGTACCCCCtgaatgtttttcattttgtcatttgcCAAGAAGAACTGAgg from Choloepus didactylus isolate mChoDid1 chromosome 1, mChoDid1.pri, whole genome shotgun sequence harbors:
- the TMEM41A gene encoding transmembrane protein 41A is translated as MRPLLGLLLVFAGCTFALYLLSTRLPRGPRLGSAEETDGRLVWFPSDLAELRELSEVLREYRKEHQAYVFLLFCSAYLYKQAFAIPGSSFLNVLAGALFGPWLGLLLCCLLTSVGATCCYLLSSIFGKQLVVSYFPAKVTLLQRKVEENRNSLFFFLLFLRLFPMTPNWFLNLSAPILNIPIVQFFFSVLIGLIPYNFICVQTGSILSTLTSLDALFSWETVLKLLAIALVALVPGTLIKKFSQKHLHLNETSNSNHLNSKKGT